In the Methanobrevibacter sp. genome, GATTAACATGGAAAATCTAATTCTTATTTTAAATTATGAAGATTATAAAAAAGTATTTTAAAATCAAATTATAAATAAATATTATCTAAGAGAATAAGAAAAAAAAATTTTAAAAACTTAATTACGGGATATTATGAAAATTTGTCTTTATGGTGCTGGAAGCGATAATATAAAATACAAATATATCAAGGAATCCTACAGATTAGGAGAGAAAATAGCTAAGAGAGGACATTCTCTTGTATTCGGAGGAGGTTCCACAGGAGTGATGGGCGCTGTTTCAAAAGGAGTCCTGGACAATAATGGAAAGGTTTTGGGAATTGCACCAGTATGGATGGAGGAGTTTGAAGGAATCTGCAGAGACTGTGATGAATTCATCTATACCGAATCAATGGATGAGAGAAAAAGCCTATTTTTAGAACATTCCGACGCATTCATTATAGCTCCTGGAGGAATAGGAACCCTTGATGAATTCTTTGAAGTAATTGTATTGAAGAAATTAAACCAGCACAATAAGAAGATTGTAATATTCAATATGTTCAATTTCTATGACCCGATGCTTGAAATGATTGATTTCATGATTGATGAAGGAGTCATTAGAGCTAAAAGGGATAAAAACACTTTTAAAATAGCTAATTCAATTGATAAGGTTTTTGAATTATTGGAAAAATAATAATAAAAATTTTTATTAAAAAAAAGTTTTTAGAGAAAATAGAAGCAAATAAAGATAAAAATAAATAAAAAATGGAAATTGGATAAAATTTCCATTTAAAATATGAAATTCTGATTTTTCTTATGTCTATATGAGATTCCAAATGAATCGATGGCTATTCTTCTTAAAACTTCCAGATTATTGTCATCTATATGAACTATTTTTTCCCATTCCATTTCAAGACGGTCTATTTCATCTAAAATCTCTTTTCCTTTTTCTGTTAAACAGCAATCATATGGAAGGCCATTTTCAGGATTTTCATCAATTTCTATCAAACCTTTTTTCACAAGCTTTTCATATCTCTTCAAATACAAATCCAAGTGCAGGTTGAACAGGTCATCCTTTTCAGCCCCTTCATAACGTTTCACTCTAATGCGCTTATGATGTGGCTTTTCATGTTTTCTTACTTCTTTCAATAGCTTGATCTGACTCCTATGCAAGTGAAGACTTAAGTTTTCACGAACATAGGTTATTTTAGACTCTTCAATAATTGAAATTAATGAAGATGCATTCATATTGATTATTGACTTGTTATGCGGATGAGACATTTTATCACCATTAATCTTAATTTAAAATGAAATAACTTTAAAAATACATTAGTAATACTTAAGTTATTATATTTATTACTATATCGCATCTTATTAATAAAAATATCTAAAGATATCAAATTCAGAAAAAAAAAGAAATAAAATAAGAACTGAAAATAAATAAAAAAAGTTTAAAAAATAATTAAAAATAGATAAGATTTTTGAAAAAAGAACAAAAAGATTAATCATACAGCTTATTCACTACTTCCAAAGCCTTATTGAATGGTCGCATGCCAGAAGTCAATAAAATGACCTTTAGAACATCCATCATCTCATCGCGACTGATGTCAAGTTCCTTTTTGGCTTTGGATACCTGCTTTAAGAATGCTGAACTTTCAGGATTGGTAGCTGAAATGGCTATTGCAATCAATTTTTGAGTCCTATAATCCAAGACATTGGCATTCCATACATTCTTATCCAAATTTTCTATTGAATCATATAATTCAGGGTCTTCCTTTTTGATTTGACGAATGCCCTTGCCATAAAATACCTTTTCACCCATGATTCCACTCTAAAAAATGCATTAGGACGGTTTATTTTTCAAAGACCTTATTTGCAATTTGCAAAGCCTTATTGAATGGCTGCATACCTGAAGTCAATAAAACCACTTTCAATACATCGATAACTTCATCGCGAGTTACACCCAATTCCTTTTTTGCACTCATGATCTGTCTTTCAGTGGCACGGCTATCTGCATTGGATGCGGCAATTCCAATGGCTATCAACTTTTGAGTCTTATAATCCAATGCCTTTCCATTCCATACAGCTTCATTTAAAGCAACGATAGCTTGATACAGAACTTCATCCTCTTCCTTTACTCTTTCCATGCCTTTGCCGTAAAATACTTCTTCTTTCATTTTGACCCTCCAAATAAATGGAATTATTAATAATAGTTTATTTTGAAAAATATTTAAGATTATTGTAACTTCATTGGTATAAAAGGTAAAATCAAGGTTTGCAGACCTTACATGGTTCGTATCCTTGACTGATTGCATCTGATCTGCTTTTGAAAGTGACCTTATTCTTTTGGGAAATCTTCTTTCCCCACCTGCAGTCAGTATAGTGGAATTTATGACTGTTTGCACTGGCTATGTAAAGTCCGGATCCTGTAGAACTACTGGTCAAGCTGCCGGATGAACTGCTGGATGAAGTGCCTCCACTGTTTGAAGATTTATGGGAACTTATATATTTTGAATATCCGTCTGAATCGGCATACCAGTCATAAGGATAGAACTCACTTGGAGGCATATACATGATCTCTGCAAGGTTTTCCCTTAAAAGCATCTCATTCAAGTTCTTGCCATCCACAATCACTACAGCTAAATACCGGCCATATCTGTCGGTATTCTTGGAATCATCGATATCCAAGCTCACTTCCTTATTCAAGCACAACTTTTGAACAAAACGCTTGGAGCAGATATAACCTTCCAGTCCTCTTTCCGGAGTGTTTACTCCAACCAATCGTATCTTGCCCAATCCATCCACTTCAATGGTGTCCCCATCAGTTACATAAGTGCACATTCCAGTGAATTCCGCTTGGCAATCAGTATCATCATACTTGTTCAAGATATCATCATTTGATAAGCTGGAATATTTGGAAAAAGGAATGTCATGAGAGAAACCGGTTCCTGTATATGCAGAA is a window encoding:
- a CDS encoding carboxymuconolactone decarboxylase family protein, translating into MKEEVFYGKGMERVKEEDEVLYQAIVALNEAVWNGKALDYKTQKLIAIGIAASNADSRATERQIMSAKKELGVTRDEVIDVLKVVLLTSGMQPFNKALQIANKVFEK
- a CDS encoding carboxymuconolactone decarboxylase family protein, with protein sequence MGEKVFYGKGIRQIKKEDPELYDSIENLDKNVWNANVLDYRTQKLIAIAISATNPESSAFLKQVSKAKKELDISRDEMMDVLKVILLTSGMRPFNKALEVVNKLYD
- a CDS encoding thermonuclease family protein: MKLKGKHLLILLIILILGLSVISSCSAYTGTGFSHDIPFSKYSSLSNDDILNKYDDTDCQAEFTGMCTYVTDGDTIEVDGLGKIRLVGVNTPERGLEGYICSKRFVQKLCLNKEVSLDIDDSKNTDRYGRYLAVVIVDGKNLNEMLLRENLAEIMYMPPSEFYPYDWYADSDGYSKYISSHKSSNSGGTSSSSSSGSLTSSSTGSGLYIASANSHKFHYTDCRWGKKISQKNKVTFKSRSDAISQGYEPCKVCKP
- a CDS encoding TIGR00730 family Rossman fold protein codes for the protein MKICLYGAGSDNIKYKYIKESYRLGEKIAKRGHSLVFGGGSTGVMGAVSKGVLDNNGKVLGIAPVWMEEFEGICRDCDEFIYTESMDERKSLFLEHSDAFIIAPGGIGTLDEFFEVIVLKKLNQHNKKIVIFNMFNFYDPMLEMIDFMIDEGVIRAKRDKNTFKIANSIDKVFELLEK